The genomic interval TTGGACTTTATCCGAGACTCTTCCGATTGACGTAAATGGAAACTGGTCAGACCATCCCATGAGGAACTACCCATAGGCGCCTGACCAAAAACAAGATTCATCTTACGTTCATCATCTGAAAGGAACAGACGATGATCAACAAACAAAACAGAACATCTTCATATAGCTTAGAGTGAAGAAGTACCAATAACTTTAATCTGAATTTTTTGTCCTCCGGGAAAAAAATTCATATAACTTACAGTAAGTAACAATTAAGGAATCTATCAGCAGCCAGCATGAGATCACAAGAAACAATTTTCCCTCGACTTCTCACGGTGTCAGGATCAGCAAAGCAAGGAACACAAAAACAAGAGACAACAAATTTCCATAAAGACAGATCCTTGGCTTAACAAAATGCATCAGAATAGCTTGAGAAGAGGGATAATGAAATTGAAATTCACTCGCAAAATGTCAGAGAAGAAGTCTACCAGTGGAATGTTACAAATAGAACCTCTAATGCTGCAACTAGTACAGCTTAAGAATCCATCTGAACCAATCATATAAATGGACGCGAGGCAGTAAAATATAGTATCCAACAAGATCACCAGATGAAGAAAAAGACATTTTCAAAAAGAATCTAAGAAAATCACTGAGAAAAATCCTTCAGTTTACCATAGGAAAAGAGGAATATCTTCTAGAGAAGACAGTGCCAATCTTTAACCAATTTCAATAGATCCAAGAAAGTTCTTAAATAGAGGCAAAGTTCAAGAAATACCATAATTTAATCTAGATAGGCTTGACGAACTAAATGAGATTGTTGCTGTTTGTGGCTTCCTACGACGTGCATTATGATCATATAAACGCCTGCGGCAACTTCTCTTTTTCTGATCAAACTCTGACAAATCATGGAGCCTGGAAGGTCAAAAGGGAATTTTTTTTCAGAATAGACGAGTTTTCCAACTAGAAACATCACAAAACAATGCATCATAAGTCATATAGTTGCATGCTACAAGGCAGTCCAAGGAATAGAAGAATTTATCATGGAGCACACTATAGAATACTAATGTGCTGCTGCCAAATCTATGTATTCTGCCACTTTTAACGTTGCATTTGTTCAATCCACTATAGCCATCTAAGTTGCAGTAACTATTAGACGCATCATAACCATAATGGGCAGCAAAGAGCTTAAATCAAAACTGTAACACACTTCTATCGGCAACTGATATATACTACATATAGAATTTGTGCCAAAAAACCTCACCTGCTACATTGCTGACAAAACCGGCGTGCCTGACCAGCTATGATCACCTTAGGAGACTTTGAATGGCTTTCACAGATTTTATGTTTGCGATGATACTCCTTAGCTGTTGTAAGGTCAATATTACAACCATCAACAAGGCAATAAGGGCTCAGTACGTTCTGCTGAGACAACCTGGACTTTTTGATTGTTGCTGAGCTTGACGCCAGAGATGCAGAGGGAAAGTTTTTGATGTTATTCTCTGCATCAACATCCTCAAAGTTCCTTCCAAGCTTCAAACCAGTAAGAGGCTCCTTAGGGTGGCCCGTCTCCACTGCAATCGGTGAAGTTTGAGAATCAACTACCCATGGGTAAATAATCTTGTCTGAGAATTGAAGTGTCCTTTCTGTTGGTTGAATATTCAACTCTGGCTTTCTCCTTTCAGTATCAGACAGAGAACCTATGGATGCATACAAAGAGCTTTTGTCGGACCAGTTACTCAATTCTAGAACAGAGGAGGCACCACAGCCGGATGAACATAAATCTTCAATTCTCAAGTCTATTTCTTGTGCATCCTTAGGGATGTCAATTTCCCTACCAGTGAATGCTACTGGGCTTCCCCAGTCCCACTGGAATGGAGTTTTGGAA from Zingiber officinale cultivar Zhangliang chromosome 6B, Zo_v1.1, whole genome shotgun sequence carries:
- the LOC121988668 gene encoding squamosa promoter-binding-like protein 12; protein product: MWDLDAGIPPAIASTAQRKTPSIGCKDFLDGLGSKTPFQWDWGSPVAFTGREIDIPKDAQEIDLRIEDLCSSGCGASSVLELSNWSDKSSLYASIGSLSDTERRKPELNIQPTERTLQFSDKIIYPWVVDSQTSPIAVETGHPKEPLTGLKLGRNFEDVDAENNIKNFPSASLASSSATIKKSRLSQQNVLSPYCLVDGCNIDLTTAKEYHRKHKICESHSKSPKVIIAGQARRFCQQCSRLHDLSEFDQKKRSCRRRLYDHNARRRKPQTATISFSSSSLSRLNYVEGKLFLVISCWLLIDSLIVTYYDERKMNLVFGQAPMGSSSWDGLTSFHLRQSEESRIKSNKARCTDRQLQFSATQTHIGSTGCDELNKLLPSKGTTAEVLNQDMGAFVFYPNSERALDLRHALSLLSNDSCGPAERLKISGIKFIDANHTSIADPTTGMVNSTPGMLQDQQPLEQSTLLSFNSQNSNYQFHLLQAPHGGSLSDTQKLHMLDHCIDFDSEVSFQR